GCGCCCGCCGGTTCCCGAAGACGGCGAAGCCCGCGTCGAAGGGCTCGTTCGACCTCGACTTCTCCGGCATGGCGCTGTTCGCCGGCATGCTCGTCTCGCTGCTGCTGTTCCTGATGCACCCGGGCGCGGGGGACTGGTACCTGCTCGCCATCGCCGTGGCGGGGGCCGCGGGCTTCGCCGTGCGCGAGCTGACCCACGCCCACCCGTTCATCGACCTGCGGCTGCTCGGCCGCAACGGCCCGCTGCTGCGCACCTACGGCCGCGCCCTGCTGGCCTACGTCGTGGCGTACAGCTTCCTCTACGGCTACACGCAGTGGCTCGAGCACGGCCGCGGCCTCTCGGCGAGCGAAGCCGGCCTGGCCACCCTGCCGCTGTTCGCGACCGGGATCCTCGTGTCGCTGCTCACCGGGCGTCGCGAAGCCGTCCGCGGCAAGCTGGCCGTCGCCGCGCTCGGGCAGCTCGCCGGGTGCGCGTTGCTGCTGACCCTGGACTCCTCGGCCGCCGTGTGGCTGCTCGTCGTGGTCGCGCTCGTGGCCGGGGTGCCGCAGGGGCTGAACAGCCTCGCGCTGCAGAACTCCGTGTACCGCCAGGCGAACCCCGACGACATCGCCGCGTCGGCCGGCCTGCTGCGCACCTTCGGCTACCTCGGCGCGATCGTCTCCTCCGCGCTCCAAGGCGCCCTGTACGGATCCGCCGCCGACACCGGCGGCCTGCACGACCTCGCGCTGCTGCTCCTCGGCATCGGCGCGGTCTTCTTGGCCATCACCGTGTTCGACCGTTCCCTGTCCCGAAGCACCACCCGACCCGAGAAAGACGGAACCGATGCCTGACCAGACCACCACCCTCGACCCGACC
This genomic window from Amycolatopsis mongoliensis contains:
- a CDS encoding MFS transporter, which gives rise to MTTRERVRDGFDRKLLAPLISGAVLNPVNSTIIAVALVPIGVAFGQPASATAWLISALYLATAVGQPVAGRLIDRYGPRRVFLPATALVGLAGVLGTLAPDLAWLIVARVVLGFGTCAGYPAAMRLIRDESDRTGRDSPASVLTVLAISTQTISVVGPALGGLLIGVGGWRATFALNIPIALAAFVLGARRFPKTAKPASKGSFDLDFSGMALFAGMLVSLLLFLMHPGAGDWYLLAIAVAGAAGFAVRELTHAHPFIDLRLLGRNGPLLRTYGRALLAYVVAYSFLYGYTQWLEHGRGLSASEAGLATLPLFATGILVSLLTGRREAVRGKLAVAALGQLAGCALLLTLDSSAAVWLLVVVALVAGVPQGLNSLALQNSVYRQANPDDIAASAGLLRTFGYLGAIVSSALQGALYGSAADTGGLHDLALLLLGIGAVFLAITVFDRSLSRSTTRPEKDGTDA